In a genomic window of Streptococcus oralis:
- a CDS encoding DUF948 domain-containing protein produces the protein MLEVAYILVAIALIVCLVYLTITIQKAGRMIDETEKTIKTLSSDVNVTLHQTNELLAKVNVLADDINIKVATIDPLFTAVADLSESVSDLNQHARVLGKKASSAGSKTIKTGASLSALRFASKFFKK, from the coding sequence ATGTTAGAAGTTGCATATATTCTTGTTGCGATTGCTTTGATTGTCTGTTTAGTCTATTTGACAATCACGATTCAAAAAGCCGGTCGTATGATTGATGAAACAGAGAAAACCATCAAAACGTTGAGCTCAGATGTGAACGTTACCTTGCATCAGACCAATGAATTGTTGGCTAAGGTCAATGTGTTAGCAGACGATATCAATATCAAAGTTGCGACGATTGATCCACTTTTTACGGCTGTGGCTGACTTATCTGAGTCAGTATCTGATCTCAACCAACATGCACGTGTTTTAGGTAAAAAGGCTTCATCTGCTGGTTCAAAGACCATTAAAACAGGTGCAAGCTTGTCCGCTCTTCGTTTCGCAAGTAAATTTTTCAAAAAATAA
- the lgt gene encoding prolipoprotein diacylglyceryl transferase yields the protein MINPVAFEIGPFAIRWYALCIVAGLVLAVYLAMKEAPKKKILSDDILDFILIAFPVAILGARLYYVLFRLDYYLQNPGEIIAIWNGGLAIYGGLIAGAIVLYIFADRKLINTWDFLDIAAPSVMVAQSLGRWGNFFNQEAYGAAVDSLDYLPGFIRDQMYIDGSYRQPTFLYESVWNLIGFALILIFRRKLKGIRRGHITAFYLIWYGFGRMIIEGMRTDSLMFFGLRVSQWLSVILIGLGIFIILYQNQKKAPFYHTEEEK from the coding sequence GTAGCTGGTTTGGTTCTGGCAGTTTATCTTGCCATGAAAGAAGCTCCTAAAAAGAAAATTCTATCAGATGATATTTTGGATTTTATCCTGATTGCTTTTCCAGTAGCTATTTTAGGTGCTAGACTATACTACGTACTCTTTCGCTTAGATTATTATCTGCAAAATCCAGGTGAAATCATCGCCATTTGGAATGGTGGTTTGGCCATTTATGGAGGTTTGATAGCAGGGGCTATTGTCCTTTATATCTTTGCAGATAGAAAGCTGATTAATACTTGGGATTTCTTAGATATTGCAGCACCGAGCGTCATGGTTGCCCAGAGTTTAGGGCGCTGGGGGAACTTCTTTAACCAAGAAGCCTACGGTGCAGCGGTAGATAGTCTGGATTATTTGCCGGGCTTCATTCGTGACCAGATGTACATTGATGGTAGCTACCGTCAGCCGACCTTCTTATATGAGTCGGTTTGGAACCTGATTGGATTTGCTTTAATCTTGATTTTTAGACGAAAATTGAAGGGAATCAGACGCGGTCATATCACTGCTTTCTACTTGATTTGGTATGGTTTTGGTCGTATGATTATCGAAGGAATGCGGACGGATAGCCTTATGTTCTTTGGTCTGCGAGTTTCCCAATGGTTATCAGTTATCCTTATCGGACTCGGTATTTTTATCATACTTTATCAAAATCAAAAGAAAGCCCCTTTCTATCATACAGAGGAGGAAAAATAA